TAAGGCTGTGTCAGCCCCGCAGGGCGCCCCGCAGAGCCTGATGCGACCCGAGTCAAGGGAAAGCGAAAGGTCTTTATTCAGAGCTTCCGAAAGGAAACTCTGAAAAAGAAGAGACAATCCCCTGGATGAAGCTGTCAGCAGTGCTCCTGTTTCCGCACTCTCCGAAAAAGTGCCGTAAGGAATCCACGGGAGACTGGCGAAAACAGAAAGGAGAACGAATAGCGGGGCACGGATACAGAAGAGGCGATACCAATCCGACAAACGGGAGTTGCGGGCCATGGCGAATGTTTCCGAACAGGAAGCGGGACTCAAGACGATGCTGAAATACGCGGATATAGGAATGGCGCTCCTCGTCGTGCTCATTGTGGGCATGATGATCATTCCGCTTCCGACGGCGCTGCTGGACATCCTTCTTTCCATGAACATCACCTTCGGTGTGGTGATTCTTCTCACCACGTTCTACGTCAAGAGGGCGCTGGAGATCGCCGCCTTTCCCACCATTCTTCTCATGGCGACCCTCTTCCGTCTCGCGCTGAACGTGTCCACCACGCGGCTCATCCTTCTCCAGGGCTACGCGGGGGAAGTGATCTCCGCCTTCGGAAACTTCGTGGTGGGGGGCAACTATGTTGTGGGCGGCGTCGTTTTTCTCATCCTCGTCATCATCCAGTTCATCGTCATCACCAAGGGCGCGGAACGGGTGGCCGAGGTGGCGGCGCGTTTCACCCTGGACGCCATGCCGGGCAAGCAGATGGCCATCGATGCAGATCTCAACGCAGGGCTCATCGAGGAGGGAGAGGCCCGGAAGCGCCGGGCGGAGATCCAGCGTGAAGCCGATTTCTACGGGGCGATGGATGGTGCCTCCAAGTTCGTGAAAGGAGACGCCATCGCGGGACTCATCATCACCGTGATCAACATCCTCGGCGGGTTGGGCATCGGCGTCTTCCAACGGGGAATGGACACGGCGCAGGCTCTCGGCACCTACAGCCTCCTTACCGTCGGAGACGGACTGGTCGCCCAGATTCCTTCGCTTTTGCTCTCCACCGCCACGGGCATCATTGTCACCCGGGCCGCGGGAGAATCCAATCTCGGCCAGGATATTGTAGCCACGCTCACCCGCTACCACCGCCCCCTCTGGATCGGTTCCGCCATGCTGCTCGGACTTGCCGTCATCCCCGGGCTCCCCACGATTCCCTTCGCGTTTCTGGGAATCGCTTTGGCGTTTCTGGGGTACCGGATTTACCGGGAGGATCTGGTGCAGGCCGAAACAGCGGGAAAACCCTCTCCCCGCAGAGGAGGGCGAGGGGCTCCGGGGGGACCCGCCCCTGAGGGGAGCGAAAAGGCGGGACCCGCTCCGGGACCCGAGAACGTTCTGCCTCTGCTGACGGTGGACCCCATGGAAGTGGAGATAGGCTACGCCCTGATCCCTCTGGTGGATCCCGCTCAGGGCGGCGACATGCTGGAGCGGATCGGCACGATTCGGCGGCAGATGGCCATGGATCTGGGGCTCGTGGTGCCCCCCATCCGCATACGGGACAACATCCAGCTTAAACCCACGGAATACCTCATTCTCGTCAAGGGGGGCGAGGTTGGGCGGGGTGAACTGCTTCCCGATCACTACCTCGCCATGAATACCGGAGGCAGCGAAGAGACGCTCGTGGGTGTTCCTACCACGGAACCCGCCTTCGGTCTTCCCGCCGTGTGGATCACGCCGGAGCTGCGGGATCAGGCGGAGATGGCGGGATACACGGTGGTTGACGCGCCTTCCGTGTTGGCCACCCACATTTCCGAGAGCATCAAGCGCTTCGGGGCGGATCTGCTCACACGACAGGAAGTGCAGAAGCTCGTCGATCTCGTCAAAGGATCCCATCCCGCCGCGGTGGAGGAGCTTTTGGGTGCCCTCGGGCTGGGCGAGATTCAAAAAGTGTTGCAGAACCTCATCCGGGAACAGATCCCCATTCGAGACCTGGTGAGCATTTTCGAAGCTCTTGCGGATTTCGGAAGAATCTCCCGGAGCGTGGATTTCCTCACCGAGAGGGTCCGGGAGTCCCTTGCCCGGGTCATTACCCTCAGGCTCCAGGACCGGGAGGGAACGCTCACGGTGGGGACTCTTTCTCCCCGGTGGGAAAAGCGGGTGAAGGAGTCCATTCACGGGGACCTCGTGCAGGGATGGAACCTTGCCATGAATCCTCAGGAAATGCAGCAGCTCATCACCGCCGTTTCCCGTTTCGCGGAACAGCAGGCTCTTTCCGGGCACGTTCCGGTGTTGCTCGTGCATCCCGAAGTACGGCTTGTGGTTCGGAGAATTCTTGAGGGAACCTTATCGCAGGTAGCTGTGGTATCCTATAATGAAGTGGCTCAGGGGGTGCAATTGAAATCCGTGGGGATGGTGGAGTAGGTGCGCTTGATACGGCAAATCGTCTATGATGCCAAGGATGATGCGGAAGCCCTCGCCATCGCACGCGAACGGCTCGGACGGGATGCGGTCATCCTTTCCACCCGTACCGTGAAGCGGGGAGGTTTCCTCGGGCTCTTCCGAAAGAAGATGCTCTCGGTCACCGCCGGCCTCTTCGAGGACGAGCGGACGGACCCCTCCGCGTCGGAGGACGCCAAGGAGCGGATCTTGGCTTTCCAGCGACTTCTCGAAGTGAAACAGGCCGTGAAGGGAACGCTCGCCAGGGAATCCCAGGGAAATGTGGCTTCCGCTCCGGCGGATCCCTTTGTGCCCTCCGAGGTGACGCACTTTGCAGGCGTTGCGAACGAAAATGTTCGCCTGGACCTGTCTGCCCAGGCAAGGACGCTTGCCGCCGCTACCTATGGCCCGGCCTCCAGGGGAGCGGAGCCTCTTGTGCGCCCCCCCATGTCCCCGGAGGCGGTTCCTTCCGAGGATCCCGATCTCCGAAGACAGGTGGAGGCGATCCACGCGTCCCTGCAGACGGTGCTGTCCCGACTTGAAGAGCGGCGCGAAAGCCGTGCACCCCTCCCGGGCGGCGAAGAGGAGGGAGACGAGAATGCCCGGCTCCTCGCGAATATGGATGTGGATATCCAACATGCCCGGACGCTCGCCCGGACCTTCAGAAAAGAAGGAGCCGGCAAGTCCTTCGCGGCGTGGCTGGAGAAACGGATTCCCGTGGTAGGGTCGGATCCTCTCACGGCCATGTTGGGAAAGAAGGTCATGTTCATCGGTCCTACGGGGGTGGGAAAGACGACCTCCATCGCCAAGCTCGCCGCCATCCATTCCCTCTGGGAGAAAAAGCGTGTGCTTCTTCTGACGGCGGATACCTACCGCATCGCGGCGGTGGAGCAATTGCGCACCTACGCCCGCATTCTCGGTATTCCCATAGAGGTTGTCTACGAACCGGAGGAAATTCCGTCGCTGTTGCAGAAACATGAAGAGATGGATCTCATCCTCATGGACACGGCGGGGCGAAGTCAGCGGGATGGCAAGCGTCTCGATGAACTCTGCGGCCTTTACGAATCCTATCGTCCCGAGGCGGTACACCTCGTCATGTCCGCGAACATGAAGTACGGAGATATGCTGGACGTGATCGACCGGATGGGTGTGGTTCCCGTTTCCTGCCTCCTCTTCACGAAACTCGACGAAACGCTGACCTACGGAAATCTGATGAATGCCGTTCTCGACTTCGACCGCCCCATTTCTTTCGTCACCACGGGACAGAATGTACCCAACGACATCGAGGTCGCGCAACCGGAGCGGATCGCAAGGCTCCTCGTCGGAGGTGATCGTGTTGGTCGCTAAACAGATGCCGCCTCTTTCGGGAGGTTCCCCCCGCATGGAACAGGTACGACGGGAAACGGCGGGAGGTCTTCTCCTTCAGGAGGGGGCGAGCGGAAATCCGCCTCTCCGGGGAGAGCTTCTCGATCAGGCGACGGAATTACGTTCTCTCGTCTCCGGCCAGTTGAACGGCGCATCCCGAGGCAGGGGAATGCGCACCATCGCCGTCCTCAGCGGCAAGGGAGGCGTCGGAAAAACCAATATTTCCGTGAACCTCGCGCTTGCCATGAACAGCATGGGGATTCGGGTGGCCATTCTCGACGCGGATCTCGGTCTCGCCAATGTGGACATTCTCTTCGGCATGATGCCCAAGTATAATCTCAGTCATGTCATCAGGGGGATGCGGGAGCTGGAGGATGTCATCGTCACCGTGAAGGACGACGTGCTCATCATTCCCGGAGGTGCCGGCGTGCAGGAGCTCGCCGACCTCGATCAGACGCGGCAGTTGGCGCTCATCGACAAACTGAACGGCCTGGAGGGGCGTGTCGATGTTCTTCTCGTGGATACCAGCGCGGGCATTCACCGGAACATTCTCTCCTTCGCCCTCGCGTCGGACACGACGGTGCTTTTGACCACGCCCGAGCCGACGGCGATCCGGGATGCCTACGGTGTCCTCAAATCCCTGGCACTGAACGCCGCCGGCAGCCTCGACGTGAATCTCCTCGTGAACATGGCCATGTCCGAGGAAGAGGCGGCCGCCGTGGCGGAACGCATCCAGATGGCGGCCAATCAGTTCCTGAGTATCCCCATTCCCTATGTGGGTTATATTCCCTGGGACAAGAAAGTGCGGGAGGCGGTACAGTTGAGACAACCTTTCTTCGAAGCGTTTCCGACCTGCAAGGCTTCCCTGTCCCTGGCGGGAATCGCGGGGCGCCTCGCACGTGTCGAAACGGCTGTCCGAGATTCCGAAGAAGGACGCCAGGGGCGCGGTGTCAAGGCATTTCTCTTCCGTTTGACCCGTCGCCTCGGATTGAGAGAGTAGCGTGAGCGATGCGGGAAACGGTCTGGCGGAACTCCTTGCACTGCTGAAAAGCCGTGTTGGGTGCAGAGCGGACATCCGGATCGGTGCGGGGCTCTACAAGGGACATTACGCGTCGCTTCTCGAACATGTGGAAGAGGACGGCTCGATAGGCCTCGCCCACCCTCTCCGAAAAGGAGGGTTGTTGCCGGTTTATCGGGATCTTGTCTTCTCCGTCTACTTCGAACACGAGCGCGCTCCTCTCCTTGTCAGGGCCGTTGCGTTGCGGAGCGATTTGAGCCAATCGTTGCCGATTCTCTGGGCACGGTGTTTCGGGGATTTCGAAAGGGTGCAGCGACGGCGGTTCCTGCGCGTTTCCTGTCTCCTGAGGACGTCCTTTTTCAACCTCGACAGGGAGGAAGCGTCTCCTCTGCGGGAAATATGGCGGCAGGGCAAGATCCTTGACGTGAGTCTCGGCGGTGCGAGGTTGCAGTACGTCGGAGAACATGCTATCACAAAAGATGAACATTGTGTCTTCATGCTTCCTCTTCCGGAGGGAATGTTCCACATGATCGGGAAGGTCGTGTGGCTGCCTCCGTCCAAGGAGCCTGGGCAGCACGAAATGGGTGTCGAATTCGATTTCCTGCCACGCCTGGTGGAGAAGCATCTGCGGGAGTTCATTCGTCAGCAGGAGTTGGTCAAACGGTGAAAAAAACATGAGCGAACGGCGGATACGCGTACTTGTCGTCGATGATTCGGCTTTCATGCGCAAGGTGATCGGAGACCTTCTCGCGGCGGATTCCCGCATCGAGGTAGTGGGGCGTGCCAGGGACGGAAGGGATGCCCTCGAGCAGGTCCGGAAACTCACGCCACACGTCGTCACTCTCGATGTGGAGATGCCCCGCATGGATGGCCTGCAATTTCTCGAGGAACTCATGCGCATGCGTCCGACTCCTGTGGTGATGGTGAGCAGCCTCACGCAACAGGGCGCCGATGTGACCATGAGGGCGTTGTCCGCGGGAGCGGTGGATTTCGTCACGAAACCCTCGGGAACGATCTCGTTGGATATGCACAAAGTGGCGGCGGAACTCTGTCAAAAGGTTATCGGGGCGAGCGAGGCGAATCTGGGTACGCTTGTTCGAAAAACGCCGGTCGTTTCCAGAAGGGAGAAGGAGATTTTTCAGGAACCCATCTCTTCCCGGTCTCGGTCGCCTCAGATCGTGGCCGTCGCTTCCTCGACGGGAGGCCCCAGGGCGATTCAGGAAATTCTTCCGCAACTTCCGGCGACATTTCCGATCCCCCTGGTGATTGTGCAGCACATGCCGGAGGGATTTACCGCCTCGTTCGCGCAAAGGCTCAACGACCTGAGTCCTCTTCGGGTCATGGAAGCATACGATGGCCTTCGTCTCGAAGGAGGGTGCGCCGTCATCGCTCCCGGAGGAAAGCACTTGTTGTTGGAGGGAGCGCCGGGTCAGGCGGTGTGTCGGCTCTCCGACGGACCTCCGGTGAAATCCGTGAAGCCTGCGGCGGATCTGTTGTTCCTGAGCGTTGCGGATGTTTTCGGCGGAGCGTCTATCGGAGTCGTGCTCACGGGAATGGGACGGGACGGATCGGATGGTGCCAGGGCGATGTACGGCAAGGGAGCGACGATTCTGGCCGAATCCCCGGAAACGTGTGTTGTCTACGGAATGCCTCGTGCGGTGGCTGAAGCGGGCATCGTCCACCGGCAATTGCCACTCTATCAAATTGCCGGTGCGCTGAAGGAAATGGTGAGGGAATGATCCGCAAATTCTTTCCGGGTGGAGGACGATGGCGATGACGAACATGGACATGAGTCAGTATCTGGGGGCCTTTCTCGACGAATCGACGGAGAATCTCCAGAATCTCAACGACCTTCTTCTTTCGCTGGAAAAATCACGCAGCGACGATGGGTGTGTGAACGAGATATTCCGGATCGCGCATACGCTCAAGGGCATGTCCTCCACCATGGGGTTCGAGGTCATGGCTCATCTGACGCATGCCATGGAGGACATGCTCGATTTGGTCCGGAAGGGGCAATTCGCGCTGCGCGACGAGGATATTTCCATCCTCTTCAAATGTCTGGACGCCCTCACCGCCATGGTGGAGGCCATTCGTGGAGGAGGTGACGACCACACCCCCGAGGGCGAATCTCTTCCCAAGGCTCTTCACGCCAGGATTTCCGCTGCACAAGCAAGCGGGAAAGCCGCACGGGGAAGGGAAGAGGAGAAGCGTGCCGTTATGAGCGACCAGGAGCGGGAATGGATTCTCGAGGCCAAGGAGCAGGGAATGGATGTTTTCGAAATCCGGGTTGCACTGGATCCCTCGTGCATGCTCAAGGCGGCCAGGGCTTACATGGTTGTCTCCCGGGCCGGTGAACTCGGCGAGATCATCAGAACGGTTCCTCCCGTGGAGGAGTTGGAGAAGGAGGCTTTCGACGAGGCGTTCATTCTCTGCATGGCCACGCATGAACTTCCTGACAAAGTGCAGCAGGCCCTCTCGAACATCAGCGAGGTGAGGACGGTGGAGATGACCAGGCTGGAAGGGCACCAGGCGTTGGAAACCGCGTCGGATTCTCGAAACCTCCTGGAGCCGGTGCGGAGCGAGGATGCGGAGGGCGGGCCGGAAGAGCGCGATCCCGTGGCGGAAACGGCGAGGGCTCAGGCGACGGAGGCGGTGAAGAGGACGGGGAGAACTGTTCGGGTGGATATCGGACGTCTCGACAAGCTCATGAACCTGGTGGGGGAGCTTGTCATCGGTCGTGCCCGCATCGAGCGCCTGGCCATGGAGGCGAAACTCAAGGCCTTCGAGGAACCGCTTTCGCAATTGGGGCGCATTTCCGGGGAGATTCAGGAACTGGTGACCAAACTGCGCATGGTCCCCGTTTCCTTCGTCTTCGATCGCTTTCCCCGGCTCGTGCGGGATCTGTCAAAAAACATGGGCAAGGAAGTGCGTCTCACCATAGAAGGCAAGGAGACCGAACTCGACCGGACGGTTATTGACGAGATCGGCGATCCCATGGTGCACCTCATCCGAAACTGTTTGGACCACGGCATTGAGCGTCCCGAGGACCGGAAGCGCATGGGTAAGCCTCGGGAGGGCGAAATCTACATCGCCGCTTATCAGGAAGGCAACGGAGTCATCATTGAGGTCCGTGACGACGGGAAGGGTATCGACCCGGCGAAGATCCGCGCCAAGGCCCTCGAAAAAGGAATCATCAACCGCGACGAAGCCCAGAGCATGACCGACGAGGAGCTTATCCGCCTCGTGCTTCTGCCGGGTTTCAGCACCGCCGAGGAAGTGACGGACCTTTCCGGTCGCGGTGTCGGCATGGATGCGGTGAAGAGCAAGGTGGAGTCCCTTGGGGGGCAGTTCCAGATCGAGAGCAAGGTCGGAGAGGGAACGAGGGTTCTCATCCGCCTTCCTCTTACTCTGGCCATCGTTCTCGCCCTGTTGATCCGCGTCGGGAACGAAACCTACGCCATCTCCCTGGAAAACGTGGAGGAGACGCTTCTGGTGAACAAGGACGACATCAAGTACGTGCACGGAACTCCCGTGACCAACGTGCGGGGTGAGATCCTTTCACTGAAGGATCTCGCGGGTATCCTCGGAACGGAAGTGAACCGCGAGGCCATCGAGGAACATCCCGTGGTGGTGGTCCGGTCTGGGCGGACCCGGATCGGTTTCATCGTGGACGAACTCGTGGGGCAGCAGGAAATCGTCATCAAGCCCCTCGGAAAGCTCCTGGCA
Above is a genomic segment from Aminiphilus circumscriptus DSM 16581 containing:
- a CDS encoding chemotaxis protein CheA, with the translated sequence MTNMDMSQYLGAFLDESTENLQNLNDLLLSLEKSRSDDGCVNEIFRIAHTLKGMSSTMGFEVMAHLTHAMEDMLDLVRKGQFALRDEDISILFKCLDALTAMVEAIRGGGDDHTPEGESLPKALHARISAAQASGKAARGREEEKRAVMSDQEREWILEAKEQGMDVFEIRVALDPSCMLKAARAYMVVSRAGELGEIIRTVPPVEELEKEAFDEAFILCMATHELPDKVQQALSNISEVRTVEMTRLEGHQALETASDSRNLLEPVRSEDAEGGPEERDPVAETARAQATEAVKRTGRTVRVDIGRLDKLMNLVGELVIGRARIERLAMEAKLKAFEEPLSQLGRISGEIQELVTKLRMVPVSFVFDRFPRLVRDLSKNMGKEVRLTIEGKETELDRTVIDEIGDPMVHLIRNCLDHGIERPEDRKRMGKPREGEIYIAAYQEGNGVIIEVRDDGKGIDPAKIRAKALEKGIINRDEAQSMTDEELIRLVLLPGFSTAEEVTDLSGRGVGMDAVKSKVESLGGQFQIESKVGEGTRVLIRLPLTLAIVLALLIRVGNETYAISLENVEETLLVNKDDIKYVHGTPVTNVRGEILSLKDLAGILGTEVNREAIEEHPVVVVRSGRTRIGFIVDELVGQQEIVIKPLGKLLAKVRGMAGATILGDGNVALILDVASLHGR
- the flhA gene encoding flagellar biosynthesis protein FlhA, producing MANVSEQEAGLKTMLKYADIGMALLVVLIVGMMIIPLPTALLDILLSMNITFGVVILLTTFYVKRALEIAAFPTILLMATLFRLALNVSTTRLILLQGYAGEVISAFGNFVVGGNYVVGGVVFLILVIIQFIVITKGAERVAEVAARFTLDAMPGKQMAIDADLNAGLIEEGEARKRRAEIQREADFYGAMDGASKFVKGDAIAGLIITVINILGGLGIGVFQRGMDTAQALGTYSLLTVGDGLVAQIPSLLLSTATGIIVTRAAGESNLGQDIVATLTRYHRPLWIGSAMLLGLAVIPGLPTIPFAFLGIALAFLGYRIYREDLVQAETAGKPSPRRGGRGAPGGPAPEGSEKAGPAPGPENVLPLLTVDPMEVEIGYALIPLVDPAQGGDMLERIGTIRRQMAMDLGLVVPPIRIRDNIQLKPTEYLILVKGGEVGRGELLPDHYLAMNTGGSEETLVGVPTTEPAFGLPAVWITPELRDQAEMAGYTVVDAPSVLATHISESIKRFGADLLTRQEVQKLVDLVKGSHPAAVEELLGALGLGEIQKVLQNLIREQIPIRDLVSIFEALADFGRISRSVDFLTERVRESLARVITLRLQDREGTLTVGTLSPRWEKRVKESIHGDLVQGWNLAMNPQEMQQLITAVSRFAEQQALSGHVPVLLVHPEVRLVVRRILEGTLSQVAVVSYNEVAQGVQLKSVGMVE
- the flhF gene encoding flagellar biosynthesis protein FlhF, yielding MRLIRQIVYDAKDDAEALAIARERLGRDAVILSTRTVKRGGFLGLFRKKMLSVTAGLFEDERTDPSASEDAKERILAFQRLLEVKQAVKGTLARESQGNVASAPADPFVPSEVTHFAGVANENVRLDLSAQARTLAAATYGPASRGAEPLVRPPMSPEAVPSEDPDLRRQVEAIHASLQTVLSRLEERRESRAPLPGGEEEGDENARLLANMDVDIQHARTLARTFRKEGAGKSFAAWLEKRIPVVGSDPLTAMLGKKVMFIGPTGVGKTTSIAKLAAIHSLWEKKRVLLLTADTYRIAAVEQLRTYARILGIPIEVVYEPEEIPSLLQKHEEMDLILMDTAGRSQRDGKRLDELCGLYESYRPEAVHLVMSANMKYGDMLDVIDRMGVVPVSCLLFTKLDETLTYGNLMNAVLDFDRPISFVTTGQNVPNDIEVAQPERIARLLVGGDRVGR
- a CDS encoding flagellar brake protein, with the translated sequence MSDAGNGLAELLALLKSRVGCRADIRIGAGLYKGHYASLLEHVEEDGSIGLAHPLRKGGLLPVYRDLVFSVYFEHERAPLLVRAVALRSDLSQSLPILWARCFGDFERVQRRRFLRVSCLLRTSFFNLDREEASPLREIWRQGKILDVSLGGARLQYVGEHAITKDEHCVFMLPLPEGMFHMIGKVVWLPPSKEPGQHEMGVEFDFLPRLVEKHLREFIRQQELVKR
- a CDS encoding MinD/ParA family protein, whose product is MEQVRRETAGGLLLQEGASGNPPLRGELLDQATELRSLVSGQLNGASRGRGMRTIAVLSGKGGVGKTNISVNLALAMNSMGIRVAILDADLGLANVDILFGMMPKYNLSHVIRGMRELEDVIVTVKDDVLIIPGGAGVQELADLDQTRQLALIDKLNGLEGRVDVLLVDTSAGIHRNILSFALASDTTVLLTTPEPTAIRDAYGVLKSLALNAAGSLDVNLLVNMAMSEEEAAAVAERIQMAANQFLSIPIPYVGYIPWDKKVREAVQLRQPFFEAFPTCKASLSLAGIAGRLARVETAVRDSEEGRQGRGVKAFLFRLTRRLGLRE
- a CDS encoding protein-glutamate methylesterase/protein-glutamine glutaminase — encoded protein: MSERRIRVLVVDDSAFMRKVIGDLLAADSRIEVVGRARDGRDALEQVRKLTPHVVTLDVEMPRMDGLQFLEELMRMRPTPVVMVSSLTQQGADVTMRALSAGAVDFVTKPSGTISLDMHKVAAELCQKVIGASEANLGTLVRKTPVVSRREKEIFQEPISSRSRSPQIVAVASSTGGPRAIQEILPQLPATFPIPLVIVQHMPEGFTASFAQRLNDLSPLRVMEAYDGLRLEGGCAVIAPGGKHLLLEGAPGQAVCRLSDGPPVKSVKPAADLLFLSVADVFGGASIGVVLTGMGRDGSDGARAMYGKGATILAESPETCVVYGMPRAVAEAGIVHRQLPLYQIAGALKEMVRE